A genomic segment from Daphnia pulex isolate KAP4 chromosome 5, ASM2113471v1 encodes:
- the LOC124193868 gene encoding uncharacterized protein LOC124193868 yields the protein MKENLYTPGLNAAQIWTKLNLQYQLQTEEQLHLLWQQYYDFKHTAGDNMRTMIQKLSNIADQLREREQALPEVQLISKALATLPESFRVVRSVWTSVPAADRTLDHLLQRLITEESVLKSYQKEEHPEETAFAANGNPKRKFNHGRGSHSGHGKEYHHGPTEGY from the exons atgaaggagaaTTTGTACACTCCAGGTCTTAACGCTGCACAAATATGGACAAAGTTGAACCTGCAGTACCAACTTCAAACTGAAGAACAGTTGCATCTTCTATGGCAACAATACTATGATTTCAAACATACAGCTG GTGATAACATGAGGACCATGATACAAAAGCTCTCGAACATCGCTGACCaactgagagaaagagaacagGCTCTCCCTGAAGTCCAACTTATCTCAAAGGCCCTAGCCACACTTCCAGAATCCTTCCGGGTTGTCAGATCCGTTTGGACCAGTGTTCCAGCAGCTGACCGAACCCTTGATCATTTACTTCAACGACTCATCACTGAGGAAAGTGTGCTCAAGTCCTATCAAAAGGAAGAACATCCGGAAGAAACTGCGTTCGCCGCAAATGGAAATCCGAAAAGAAAGTTCAACCATGGTCGTGGCAGCCACTCTGGCCATGGAAAAGAATATCATCATGGACCCACAGAAGGTTATTGA